The genome window AGCAACACAAAGGCTTTATTTGGGCCAAGAGTGAATATGGCAAGGGATCTACCTTTACCATTGTCTTGCCGTACGACAAAGATGCGATTAAAGACGACTGGGATACAGAAGAGGAAGAATAAGGAGTCAATGACAGAAGAGGGATTTAAGTACAGTATTTTAGCTTCAGGTTCTAGTGGAAATTCTTTCTACCTTGAGACACCAAAGAAAAAACTGCTTATTGATGCAGGGCTCTCAGGGAAAAAGATTACGGGACTATTGGCTGAAATTGATCGCAAACCAGAAGATTTAGATGCCATTCTGATTACGCACGAACACTCAGACCATATCCATGGTGTGGGTGTTTTAGCGCGGAAATATGGGATGGATCTATATGCTAATGAAGCCACTTGGAAGGCTATGGAAGGTACCAAGTATCTAGGAAAGGTCGATGATGCTCAAAAGCATATCTTTGAAATGGGGAAGACCAAAACATTTGGCGATATCGATATCGAAAGTTTTGGGGTCAGTCACGATGCTGCAGCCCCTCAATTCTATCGCTTGATGAAGGATGGGAAGAGCTTTGTCATGCTGACGGATACGGGCTATGTGAGTGATCGCTTAGCAGGAATCGTCGCGGATGCGGATGGCTATCTAATTGAGTCCAACCATGATGTAGAAATTCTTCGAGCAGGTTCGTATGCTTGGCGTTTGAAGCAACGGATCTTGTCTGATCTGGGTCACCTTTCTAATGAAGATGGGGCAGATGCCATGATCCGGACCTTGGGAAATCGTACCAAGAAGATTTATCTGGGGCATTTGTCAAAAGAGAACAATATCAAAGAATTAGCCCATATGACCATGGAGAACCAACTGGCCAGAGCAGATCTAGCAGTCGGTCATGATTTTGAGGTGCTGGATACCTCACCAGACACCGCGACCCCTTTGACGAAGATATAAGATAGAAAACCACCCGCGGGTGGTTTTAAATTGAAGACAAATTCAACTTGAAAACTTTTCTTAGGTGAGTACGGACGTCAGCGAACTTCTACGAAGTTCCATGACTAATTATTGAGCCTAAGGTCTCAATAATTCCGAGTACCTGAAACGTTATTGTTTCAGGCACTTTACTCACGGCGGAAAGTTTCGGTTTTATCTTGATTCAATCTAAAAATTGGAACTCATTATTATTTCTCATCAGAATCGCTTAATTTATTTTACTTTAAAATAGTTTGTCTACATTATAGAACCACCCGTGGGTGGTTTTTTGATTGCTGTTGAAAATCTAGATAGTTAGTAATGAATTTGCTCTTTACCCAAAATTCGTGTATGATAGGAAAGAATGAATTCTGAGTGAGAGTCACGAGAGTAGAGGAGAGATAATAAATGAAAAAAATGATGTTATTACTGGCTAGTTTGGTTGCTTTAACTGCTTGTAGTCAGTCTAAGCAAGCTACGAAAGAGTCGACTTCCAATCAAACGACGAAGGAAACAAAAGTATCAGAGTCTTCTAAAGATAAAGAAGAAAAAGGTTTGAAATTTGTAGTAGCACCTCAGTATGAAGGTAAAACGTCTGATCTCATCGAGCTAGGAAAAAAATTGGTCAAGGAACATCCTGAACTCGGAAGTGAAGGTAATATGGCGCTCTACTTCACGGGAGCTATTTCTGAAGGAAGAGCTGCACTCATGCTGGTCAATAAGACAGATGTAGATATCAAGAAAGATTTAAATTTTTCAATTACGTGGTCTTATGATAGCAAGACTATTTTTGAGAATCAAAAGGTTAGCTATTTCATCAAAGATAGTGGTGAATTACCCTCTCATACAGCAACTATGATATTATTACCATTGAACGAGGAGCAAATGAAGATTGTCGATGGAATGTCAGACCCACCTAAGATGAAGCTTCAAATGTCAGATGTGAACGCTGTAGAGTGATAGCAAAAAATGAATCATACAAAGGAGAAGTAAATGCGCCTTGTTTATCTTACGATTGGTTTTGTGTCTTTGGGATTAGGAATTATTGGGATTCCTTTACCGATTTTACCGACGACTCCCTTTTTATTGCTATCGATGGCCTGCTTTGCTAAAAGTTCCAAACGCTTTGAAGAGTGGCTCTACCAAACCAAGCTTTATCAAACCTATGTAGCGGATTACCGAGAGACCAAATCGATTGCCAAAGAACGGAAGAAATGGATCCTTCTTCAGATCTACATTCTGATGGGGATTTCGCTCTTTCTGGCACCGATTATTTGGGTGAAGCTTGCTCTAGGGGCTTTGACGATTTTTATCACCTATTATCTCTTAAAAGTGATCCCTAATAAGCCTGAAAATCCAACAGAAGAAAATCCTGATTAAAATTGGAGAATTCAGGCCCTAGAACTAGGAAAAGAAGTGCGTTCGTGCTTCTTTTTTGGTATAAAAGTAAAAACCCTTGTGTATCAAGGGTTTTAGTATGTTGACTACGTTTTTGACTACGCTTCAAGAAATTTTAATAAGCGATCTGCAACATCTGACCGCTGTTTGTCATTTAAGTGTGTGTACATATCGAGTGTCGTTTGGATATTCGAGTGACCTAATCTATCTGATATCGTTTTAGGTTCTATGCCAGCTTCGAATAACAAACTTGCGTGCGTGTGTCTCAGACTATGCACGCTAAATTGTTTTAGTTTGTGCTTGCCAAGAAAGTATCGCAGTTCATCCCGAAAATGTGCAAAGTCGAAGTAGCCACCCTTGGTATTGGTGATGACGATATTTTTTGACTTAACACCATATTTAAAGAATAGTTTCTTCTGCTCTAATTTCCAATCTTTCAAAATCTGTACCGTACTATCATCTAGCGAGATCGTGCGTGCGCTTCGTTTGGTTTTTGGCGACTGAGTGGATAGCTTCCCATTAATTGTAACAAGTGTCTTACTAACTGATATCGTCTTGTTTTTAAAATCAATATCAGACCATTCCAGGCCTAGCAATTCCCCTCGCCTTAATCCAGTATAAGCCAGTGTGTGCCATGCAGTGTATAGGACAGGTCTGGCATCTTTCTTTGCCAGCGTGAGAAATTTGTTTAATTCCTCTTTAGTGAGTGCGATTTTTTCTTTTCGTGGTTTCTGTTGCTTTGGTCGTATGATCCTATCGACTGGATTGGTCTGGACAATATCCAGATGTACAGCATACTTAAATACCCGATTGATGATAGATAGATAATTTAAGTAAGTCACGTATTTCTTACTTAGCTCAATGACAATTTTCTGCATCTTGGCCACGGACACGCTCTCTATTCGGATATCCTTAAAATGATGCTCTATGATGGCATTGAGATAATTCTTTGTATTCTGGTATGTCGTAGGCTTCACAGTCGTTTCATAACTCTCCAGCCACATATCAGCTACTTCTTTAAATGTTGGTTTGCTGGAGTGATCTGTAAATCCATTCTCTTCCACAGAGAGCAGTAGCTCTCGTTCTGCTTTCTTAGCCTCTTTCTGAGTTTTAAACCCTCTACGGGTCGTGCGCCTTTGCTTTCCTGTAAATGGATCAACACCCAGATACGCTTGGAGCATATAGCGTGTTTCTCCGTCCTTTGTTAAATATTTTTTGATCATGACAATCTACCATTGATATGATATAATCTATATAGATTTCAATATCTTTCCTATCTACCGTCCCGTTTTTCGGGGCGGTTTTTTTATTTACATTAAACTAAAAATAAAATGCAGTAGTGGTATTAGTAGCAAGATAATCATGATTAAACAACCTAGACTGCTAAGAGATTGTCCACAGCCTTGCAGAGCAGTACCACAGCCATCAAGAGCATTGCCTACTTGCGTGGCCTTGCTATTTTCAACATGACTTTCATAATCATAAAAAATCTGTTTCACTTCATCTGGATTAAATCTAAACCCACATTTTGGGCATCGCTGAGTGTGGAATGTTAAGATAATGTCATTCTTACAGTGTTCACATTTTAATTTTAATCTTGCTTGTTCTAAATCCATAATAATCTAACCTACCAATCTATAAAATTCATCAATGACCATGAGTTCGTCCGTGGTCGTTTTTAATTTGTGCCGTTCCATAAAATTTAAATAGTTGAAATTTTCCTTGTCTACGTGGTTCAATTCCTCCTTCAATAATTCATGTATCATGGCTCTATTGGCCTCGTTTTCGCATTTAATCGGGTTGATGGTGTATTCTCCCTTCGAATGGTCGAGGTGGCCTAATTCGTGCAGTATAACCCTCTTCTGGGCTTCACTAGATAGTGATTTGTTCACAAATACTATCTTTATTTCGTCCACATAGATGCCGTGCCTATTCCATAGATCGGGATCGAAATAGGCAATACGGACACCATGCAGGTCGCAAATTTCTTCTATACTCATAGTCTGCCTTTTAAATATATTTCTATAATGTTCTGTATTGCTTGTATATCGTTTTCGTTTAGTGGTTTACCGTCAAATGTTTTTGCGTTTTCTGCCATTTTGCGGAGGTCGGTTTCGGTATAGCCAGTGGTGGTGGTAGAAGTAGAAGTATCACGCTCCCTTGGGACATCATAACCCATTAACCATGCTTCTGATACATTAAAAGTCAAAGCAAGCAAAGCTAATTTCTTTTGGTCTGGCGCTTGTACACCATTCACGTATTGAGACAACGCACTTTTTCCAAGTTTAACACCTAATTTTTCTTGGAAAGGCTTCGAATTATTAATTATATCTACTTGTTTCCATTGTTTCTCTTGCATTAATTCTCGGATTCTGTCCGCAGTTTCAAATTTTCTCATGATCTTTACTCCTTATTTCTACTATAGTATAACACAAATTTTGAAAATAAAAAATAAAAAAGTTCAAAAAAAATGAAAAAAAGTGTTGACAAAGTTCATGACGCATGATATACTTTAACCATGATCAAAGTTCACGTGACGTGAACAAGAAAGGAGTGATAAAATGAGCAATGACTATTCAATGCTTTTAGGTAAAATCACAGAGAAGTTTGGAACACAAGCCAACTTTGCTGAGGCTATGGGAATGTCAGAACGCAGTATCTCGCTGAAATTGAATAATCGAACATCTTGGAAAGATAGTGAGATTTCAAAGGCGGTTGAGATTCTTGGAGTGAATCCAGAAGATATCCC of Streptococcus sp. S5 contains these proteins:
- a CDS encoding site-specific integrase; this translates as MIKKYLTKDGETRYMLQAYLGVDPFTGKQRRTTRRGFKTQKEAKKAERELLLSVEENGFTDHSSKPTFKEVADMWLESYETTVKPTTYQNTKNYLNAIIEHHFKDIRIESVSVAKMQKIVIELSKKYVTYLNYLSIINRVFKYAVHLDIVQTNPVDRIIRPKQQKPRKEKIALTKEELNKFLTLAKKDARPVLYTAWHTLAYTGLRRGELLGLEWSDIDFKNKTISVSKTLVTINGKLSTQSPKTKRSARTISLDDSTVQILKDWKLEQKKLFFKYGVKSKNIVITNTKGGYFDFAHFRDELRYFLGKHKLKQFSVHSLRHTHASLLFEAGIEPKTISDRLGHSNIQTTLDMYTHLNDKQRSDVADRLLKFLEA
- a CDS encoding YbaN family protein, whose product is MRLVYLTIGFVSLGLGIIGIPLPILPTTPFLLLSMACFAKSSKRFEEWLYQTKLYQTYVADYRETKSIAKERKKWILLQIYILMGISLFLAPIIWVKLALGALTIFITYYLLKVIPNKPENPTEENPD
- a CDS encoding ImmA/IrrE family metallo-endopeptidase, whose product is MSIEEICDLHGVRIAYFDPDLWNRHGIYVDEIKIVFVNKSLSSEAQKRVILHELGHLDHSKGEYTINPIKCENEANRAMIHELLKEELNHVDKENFNYLNFMERHKLKTTTDELMVIDEFYRLVG
- a CDS encoding MBL fold metallo-hydrolase, producing MTEEGFKYSILASGSSGNSFYLETPKKKLLIDAGLSGKKITGLLAEIDRKPEDLDAILITHEHSDHIHGVGVLARKYGMDLYANEATWKAMEGTKYLGKVDDAQKHIFEMGKTKTFGDIDIESFGVSHDAAAPQFYRLMKDGKSFVMLTDTGYVSDRLAGIVADADGYLIESNHDVEILRAGSYAWRLKQRILSDLGHLSNEDGADAMIRTLGNRTKKIYLGHLSKENNIKELAHMTMENQLARADLAVGHDFEVLDTSPDTATPLTKI
- a CDS encoding DUF739 family protein, producing MSNDYSMLLGKITEKFGTQANFAEAMGMSERSISLKLNNRTSWKDSEISKAVEILGVNPEDIPSYFFKYKVHAL
- a CDS encoding putative periplasmic lipoprotein, which gives rise to MKKMMLLLASLVALTACSQSKQATKESTSNQTTKETKVSESSKDKEEKGLKFVVAPQYEGKTSDLIELGKKLVKEHPELGSEGNMALYFTGAISEGRAALMLVNKTDVDIKKDLNFSITWSYDSKTIFENQKVSYFIKDSGELPSHTATMILLPLNEEQMKIVDGMSDPPKMKLQMSDVNAVE
- a CDS encoding helix-turn-helix domain-containing protein; its protein translation is MRKFETADRIRELMQEKQWKQVDIINNSKPFQEKLGVKLGKSALSQYVNGVQAPDQKKLALLALTFNVSEAWLMGYDVPRERDTSTSTTTTGYTETDLRKMAENAKTFDGKPLNENDIQAIQNIIEIYLKGRL